A stretch of Gemmatimonas aurantiaca T-27 DNA encodes these proteins:
- a CDS encoding GNAT family N-acetyltransferase yields the protein MSGTSSPAVADQVLAFRAQPVLGALIDLVPYGPEHHDTVIGFRNTERASYFLHQPEPLTVEKQSKWFAGYQDRRDDIQWAITRKDGVVVGATALYGIAEDRSRAEKGRLVIDDTRAREAPYTLEAELLLLGVAFDSLGIARIETCVRDDNGVMQSINARLGFVRSGQHDIRGVEYFDYVLTPDRYQPAPLQATVDAWARRRSRAA from the coding sequence GTGAGTGGGACATCCTCTCCTGCCGTAGCCGACCAGGTGCTGGCCTTCCGCGCACAGCCCGTGTTGGGAGCCCTGATCGATCTGGTGCCCTACGGCCCCGAGCATCACGACACCGTCATCGGATTCCGCAACACCGAACGGGCCTCGTACTTCCTGCATCAACCGGAGCCACTCACGGTGGAGAAGCAGTCGAAGTGGTTTGCGGGCTATCAGGATCGGCGAGACGATATCCAGTGGGCGATCACACGCAAGGACGGCGTCGTGGTGGGCGCCACGGCACTCTATGGTATTGCGGAGGACCGCTCACGCGCGGAAAAGGGTCGTCTCGTGATCGACGACACCCGCGCACGCGAGGCGCCCTACACACTGGAAGCCGAGCTGTTGTTGCTCGGTGTCGCGTTTGACTCGCTGGGTATCGCGCGCATCGAGACCTGTGTGCGGGACGACAACGGTGTCATGCAGAGCATCAATGCCCGACTCGGGTTCGTGCGCTCCGGCCAGCACGACATCCGGGGGGTGGAGTACTTCGACTACGTGCTCACGCCTGACCGCTACCAGCCCGCCCCGTTGCAGGCCACCGTGGACGCCTGGGCCCGTCGCCGGTCGCGCGCGGCATAG
- a CDS encoding response regulator, whose amino-acid sequence MKFLVVDDSATMRRIVINSLQRIGFNDTVEAGDGQEALAKFDSSIKFIITDWNMPNMTGTEFTKVLRSRDDGRHVPVLMVTARSVKEDILTAMEAGVNNYIVKPFTPQVLKEKIDALLPAAAA is encoded by the coding sequence ATGAAGTTTCTTGTGGTCGACGATTCTGCGACGATGCGTCGCATCGTCATCAATTCGCTCCAGCGGATCGGGTTCAACGATACCGTCGAAGCCGGCGACGGGCAGGAAGCGCTGGCGAAGTTCGACAGTTCCATCAAGTTCATCATCACCGATTGGAACATGCCGAACATGACCGGTACCGAGTTCACGAAGGTGCTGCGGTCGCGCGATGATGGCCGGCACGTGCCGGTGCTGATGGTGACGGCACGCTCCGTGAAGGAAGACATCCTCACGGCGATGGAAGCGGGTGTCAACAACTACATCGTCAAGCCGTTCACGCCCCAGGTGCTGAAGGAGAAGATCGACGCGCTTCTGCCGGCTGCCGCAGCCTGA
- the fliS gene encoding flagellar export chaperone FliS, which translates to MSYTTLQSNYREMEIHAASPEKLLCIVFEQLVVNLERARIAIERKDVELRVVALRRARGLVTELLTTLDVEKGGPLGVELAGMYQVMLVELVDVGMRGDLKVMRQLVNIATQLRDGFVGAERQLAAQRLKTA; encoded by the coding sequence ATGTCATACACCACACTGCAGTCCAACTATCGCGAGATGGAAATCCATGCCGCCTCGCCGGAAAAGTTGCTCTGCATCGTCTTCGAGCAGTTGGTCGTCAATCTGGAACGCGCCCGCATCGCGATCGAACGCAAGGACGTCGAGCTCCGGGTCGTGGCGCTGCGCCGGGCCCGCGGCCTGGTGACCGAGTTGCTCACGACCCTCGATGTCGAAAAGGGCGGGCCGCTCGGTGTGGAGCTGGCCGGTATGTATCAGGTCATGTTGGTCGAGTTGGTGGATGTCGGGATGCGCGGTGATCTCAAGGTCATGCGCCAGCTCGTCAACATCGCCACACAACTGCGTGACGGATTTGTGGGCGCGGAGCGTCAACTGGCGGCGCAGCGTCTGAAGACCGCATGA
- a CDS encoding chemotaxis protein CheA, with translation MSPLNLDDAATLLMQLEATDLADLAVLRDALTDLAFENRVPLRAQPFVARAARVLGSVVNGSAADAQAAFTEVGQAIEEAMKVVEKEGGSPAPVAQAMASTVGGAVGIAIASGAKSSVQETATPVAAVSPTPEPVSVPAPVPAPVAAPVAVAAAAPIAAPAAAPVAAKRTAAEERLADDVDRDLLSDFIAESGECVTNSESALLQLEENPTDEEAVNTVFRAFHTVKGTSAFLGLTRVAEFAHEAESLLSRVRDKEISYTRGCADLSLRSVDMLKDLLAAVEKALASDGRCLLPAGYDELKDAVAGYDPARDGNGVTLAVAASEDIFPVARDGEADAPAAAGQQANAKARTESSGDATIRVRTDRLDRLIDMVGELVIAQTIIAGDDTIDSTTQHELQRKVTHAGKIVRELQDLSMSMRMVPLRPTFQKLARVVRDTAAKAGKTVQFITEGDDVEIDRNMVDRLSDPLVHMVRNAVDHGVEPPQERQANGKAPMGIVRLRAYHASGNVVVELIDDGRGLHREKIVKKGLEKKLIETDKGMSDSDVFNLIFAPGFSTAEKVTDISGRGVGMDVVRRNLEVIRGRIDITSAPGHGTTFAIRLPLTLAVTDGMLVRVGQERFIVPLTHIHMSFRPEPSMLSTVAGKGEVVLLRGELMPIVRLHRLFGVDDAVQSPLDGLLMIVGDGNRRTALLVDDLLGQQQVVAKTLGEGLGKVPGVSGGAILGDGRVGLILDVNETLSLVQTDDDSAHRRTAA, from the coding sequence GTGTCTCCACTGAATCTCGATGATGCCGCCACGCTGCTGATGCAGCTCGAGGCGACTGACCTGGCCGACCTGGCCGTGCTTCGTGATGCGCTCACCGATCTCGCCTTCGAGAACCGGGTGCCGCTCCGGGCGCAACCGTTCGTCGCCCGTGCTGCACGTGTTCTCGGCAGTGTGGTCAATGGTTCTGCCGCCGACGCTCAGGCCGCATTCACCGAAGTGGGCCAGGCGATCGAAGAGGCCATGAAGGTGGTCGAAAAGGAAGGTGGTTCGCCCGCGCCTGTGGCTCAGGCCATGGCCAGCACGGTTGGTGGTGCGGTGGGCATCGCGATCGCTTCAGGTGCCAAGTCTTCGGTGCAGGAAACGGCAACGCCGGTCGCGGCGGTGTCCCCGACGCCGGAGCCGGTCTCAGTACCCGCACCAGTACCCGCACCAGTGGCCGCGCCGGTTGCCGTGGCGGCTGCTGCGCCGATTGCGGCTCCAGCGGCTGCCCCGGTTGCTGCCAAGCGCACGGCGGCTGAAGAACGATTGGCCGATGATGTGGACCGCGATCTGCTCTCCGATTTCATCGCCGAGAGTGGTGAATGCGTGACCAACTCAGAGTCCGCGCTGCTGCAACTGGAAGAAAATCCCACCGACGAAGAAGCCGTCAACACGGTGTTCCGTGCATTTCACACGGTGAAGGGTACGTCGGCATTCCTGGGGCTCACGCGTGTCGCCGAGTTCGCCCACGAAGCGGAGTCGTTGCTGAGCCGCGTGCGCGACAAGGAAATCTCGTACACGCGTGGTTGCGCCGATCTGTCGCTGCGGTCGGTCGATATGCTGAAGGATCTGTTGGCGGCGGTCGAGAAAGCGCTGGCCAGCGATGGTCGGTGCCTGTTGCCCGCCGGCTATGATGAATTGAAGGATGCGGTGGCCGGGTACGATCCGGCACGCGATGGCAATGGTGTGACGCTGGCGGTCGCGGCGAGTGAGGACATCTTCCCGGTGGCGCGTGACGGCGAAGCCGATGCACCGGCCGCCGCGGGACAACAAGCCAATGCCAAGGCGCGCACCGAGTCGAGTGGCGATGCCACGATCCGTGTGCGCACCGATCGCCTCGACCGACTCATCGACATGGTCGGTGAACTGGTCATCGCGCAGACCATCATCGCCGGCGACGACACGATCGACAGCACCACGCAGCATGAACTGCAGCGCAAGGTGACACACGCCGGAAAGATCGTGCGTGAGTTGCAGGACCTGTCGATGTCCATGCGCATGGTGCCGCTGCGCCCGACCTTCCAGAAGCTCGCGCGTGTCGTGCGTGATACCGCCGCCAAGGCCGGCAAGACCGTGCAGTTCATCACCGAAGGCGATGACGTCGAAATCGATCGCAACATGGTGGATCGCCTCAGTGATCCGCTCGTGCACATGGTGCGCAATGCCGTCGATCACGGTGTCGAGCCCCCGCAGGAGCGTCAGGCCAACGGCAAGGCGCCGATGGGGATCGTGCGTCTGCGCGCGTACCACGCGTCGGGCAACGTCGTCGTGGAGTTGATCGACGACGGTCGCGGATTGCACCGGGAGAAGATCGTGAAGAAGGGGCTCGAGAAGAAGCTCATCGAGACCGACAAGGGCATGAGCGACAGTGATGTCTTCAACCTCATCTTCGCGCCCGGCTTCTCGACGGCCGAAAAGGTGACGGACATCTCCGGACGTGGCGTCGGCATGGACGTCGTGCGCCGCAATCTGGAAGTCATCCGGGGCCGCATCGACATCACGTCGGCGCCCGGACATGGCACCACCTTCGCCATTCGTCTTCCGCTCACGCTGGCCGTCACCGACGGCATGCTGGTGCGTGTGGGCCAGGAACGTTTCATCGTGCCGCTCACCCACATCCACATGAGCTTCCGCCCCGAGCCGTCGATGCTGTCGACAGTGGCCGGCAAGGGCGAAGTGGTGCTGTTGCGCGGTGAACTGATGCCGATCGTGCGCTTGCACCGACTCTTCGGCGTCGATGACGCCGTGCAGTCACCGCTGGACGGTCTGTTGATGATCGTCGGCGATGGCAATCGTCGCACGGCGCTGCTCGTCGACGATCTGCTCGGTCAGCAGCAGGTGGTCGCCAAAACACTCGGCGAGGGGCTCGGCAAGGTGCCGGGGGTCAGCGGCGGCGCCATTCTCGGCGATGGTCGTGTCGGGCTCATTCTCGACGTCAATGAAACGCTGTCGCTCGTGCAGACCGACGATGACAGCGCGCATCGCCGGACCGCAGCCTAA
- a CDS encoding tetratricopeptide repeat protein produces the protein MTETAHRGDDRPLATPHTPPLTEQLVAQLAAGEAALASGRYREAATLLEPVAAALPDQVPVARMVATAWQLAGQRSRARAALATLDAQNLERLSPNDAHALGAQLLDVGAPDAALHCFDLVARTLPNHPSVLGAQAGAHRAMGNLDQAWRLAQRATSADKHNPALWLTAAQVRHSQGQLEDSLKLLKKAETLRPAHSPTRMQRALTRLLGGATAHGWSDFEHRGLPAIPAGSKAWRGEPLAGSSIVVVFEQGIGDLFHFVRYVPLLTERGAARVIVEAPESAVSLLQASGLDAVPVGQAPTTDYAVPVLSLPLLLGADRETGSDRVPYLRTDMELTPRVASARRRLGLVLRGNPNFLATNLRDIGNEWVSAIEGIRDVDWVWMQLGEETPSESFEAPALSVNWLETASLLSSIDGIVTVDTGLAHLAGALGLPTWVLLPYSPDWRWGLRSNRTPWYPTATLIRQPSPGDWGGAIAALGAALSSPPNISPSNTLA, from the coding sequence ATGACCGAGACCGCACATCGCGGCGACGATCGCCCCCTGGCGACGCCACACACGCCCCCGCTGACCGAGCAACTCGTTGCACAACTCGCGGCGGGGGAAGCCGCGTTGGCAAGCGGTCGGTATCGTGAGGCGGCCACACTGCTCGAGCCGGTGGCTGCGGCATTGCCGGACCAGGTACCGGTGGCCCGCATGGTGGCGACCGCCTGGCAGCTAGCCGGTCAGCGGAGTCGGGCGCGAGCCGCCCTGGCGACATTGGACGCCCAGAATCTCGAACGTCTCTCTCCCAACGACGCCCATGCCCTGGGCGCGCAACTACTCGATGTGGGCGCACCGGATGCGGCCCTGCACTGCTTCGACCTGGTGGCCCGCACGCTGCCGAATCATCCGTCCGTGCTCGGAGCCCAGGCGGGCGCACACCGCGCGATGGGGAATCTCGACCAGGCCTGGCGCCTGGCCCAGCGGGCGACCAGCGCCGACAAGCACAACCCGGCCCTGTGGCTGACCGCGGCCCAGGTGCGTCACAGCCAGGGGCAGCTCGAAGATTCCCTCAAGCTGCTCAAGAAGGCCGAAACGCTCCGCCCAGCCCACAGTCCCACCCGGATGCAGCGGGCGTTGACTCGGCTTTTGGGTGGCGCGACCGCGCATGGCTGGAGCGACTTCGAACACCGCGGACTGCCAGCGATTCCCGCCGGCAGCAAGGCGTGGCGTGGTGAGCCGCTGGCTGGCTCATCTATAGTAGTGGTGTTCGAACAGGGGATAGGCGACCTCTTCCATTTCGTGCGCTATGTGCCGCTGCTGACCGAACGCGGCGCGGCACGGGTCATTGTGGAGGCGCCGGAATCGGCTGTCTCACTCTTGCAGGCCTCTGGGCTGGATGCGGTGCCGGTGGGTCAGGCCCCGACCACCGACTACGCGGTGCCGGTGCTGTCGCTGCCCCTGCTGCTCGGTGCCGATCGAGAGACCGGGAGTGACCGGGTGCCCTATCTGCGCACCGACATGGAGTTGACGCCTCGCGTGGCATCCGCGCGCCGACGGTTGGGGCTGGTACTGCGGGGGAACCCGAACTTCCTGGCCACCAACCTGCGCGATATCGGGAACGAGTGGGTGTCAGCGATCGAGGGGATCCGCGATGTCGATTGGGTGTGGATGCAGTTGGGAGAGGAAACACCATCAGAATCATTTGAAGCACCAGCACTGAGCGTAAATTGGCTTGAAACTGCCTCTTTGCTGTCTTCAATCGATGGCATCGTGACCGTTGATACCGGCCTGGCGCATCTCGCCGGTGCACTGGGCTTGCCCACCTGGGTCCTGCTCCCGTATTCACCCGACTGGCGCTGGGGTCTGCGCTCCAATCGTACCCCCTGGTACCCAACGGCCACCCTGATCCGACAGCCGTCCCCCGGGGACTGGGGCGGCGCGATCGCGGCCTTGGGCGCTGCCTTGAGCAGCCCTCCGAACATTTCTCCCTCCAACACCTTGGCCTGA
- a CDS encoding flagellin encodes MRINTNVGALTASRNAFVNNMATESSMRKLSSGLRISRAADDAAGLAIANKLRAQHRGLQAASNNAEQGNALLQIAEGAASTIERIIERQKELLVQSASGQNASVSSTLTTEVSTLNTEIGRIVSAAKFQGTAVFASHSFAVDEDGATFAVNAAYTAPGSAPTSSTGADTNLQSINDVLANIGAGQNRLDYTVQNLKSAIVNVKAAESTIRDVDMAEEMANFTKNNILTQAAQAMLSQANQGSQSVLNILR; translated from the coding sequence ATGCGTATCAACACCAACGTCGGCGCCCTGACCGCTTCGCGTAACGCGTTCGTCAACAACATGGCCACCGAGTCCAGCATGCGTAAGCTGAGCTCGGGTCTGCGTATCAGCCGTGCGGCTGACGACGCGGCAGGTCTTGCGATTGCGAACAAGCTCCGCGCGCAGCACCGTGGTCTCCAGGCTGCGTCGAACAACGCCGAGCAGGGCAATGCGCTCCTGCAGATCGCCGAAGGTGCAGCGTCGACCATCGAGCGTATCATCGAGCGTCAGAAGGAACTGCTGGTGCAGTCTGCTTCGGGTCAGAACGCGTCGGTGTCGTCGACGCTGACCACAGAAGTGAGCACGCTGAACACGGAAATCGGTCGTATCGTCAGCGCGGCCAAGTTCCAGGGTACGGCAGTGTTTGCGTCGCACAGCTTCGCGGTTGACGAAGATGGCGCCACGTTCGCGGTCAACGCCGCGTACACGGCTCCGGGCTCGGCTCCCACGTCGTCGACGGGCGCGGACACGAACCTGCAGTCGATCAACGACGTACTGGCCAACATCGGTGCTGGTCAGAACCGTCTCGACTACACGGTGCAGAACCTCAAGTCGGCCATCGTGAACGTCAAGGCCGCCGAATCCACCATTCGCGACGTCGACATGGCGGAAGAAATGGCCAACTTCACGAAGAACAACATCCTCACGCAGGCGGCGCAGGCGATGCTCTCGCAGGCGAATCAGGGCTCGCAGTCAGTTCTGAACATCCTCCGCTAA
- a CDS encoding flagellar biosynthesis anti-sigma factor FlgM, protein MKINSYIDTLRTTPANPTAVPRPAQEVTQSPATRPVKSDSVQISDAGRRLNAEQREAIDPERVAELRQKVLSGAYNTLDVVDQVARRILTRGEL, encoded by the coding sequence ATGAAGATCAACAGCTACATCGACACCCTTCGTACGACGCCGGCCAATCCCACGGCCGTTCCGCGTCCGGCGCAGGAAGTCACGCAGTCTCCGGCCACTCGGCCGGTCAAGTCGGATTCGGTCCAGATCTCGGACGCCGGTCGCCGCCTGAACGCAGAACAGCGTGAAGCGATCGACCCGGAACGGGTGGCTGAACTTCGGCAAAAAGTTCTGTCCGGCGCCTACAACACCCTCGATGTGGTGGATCAGGTCGCCCGACGCATTCTCACGCGTGGCGAGCTGTAG
- the fliD gene encoding flagellar filament capping protein FliD, protein MTTPLNFGGLSSGVQWNDIVDTTIKALEARQVTPITDRITLRNKQKEAWTKLQGLVNNMNSAALAVRRAGFGGFQATVPTSASSGRSLLTASATSAATAGRYRVEVLQTADTAKLAGGSVADTTAARNLSGSFTVNGATISVDAADSLTAIRDKVNGANAGVTATIVSEGGTAGRLVLTNNASGATKLDIGDGAEGLGRELGFLDSRSKPISSSTVAAAAAMGLAVYPQPASIRVGHVTITADLATESISSIAAKINAAGGSASVESEQYGDETRYRLVTDGNVSAVGGDPNSQAVIDALGMATGTSGAVRQTVQSAAFTDGSDAPVSASTALTSLKVDGASANLVVGDAINIRGTRGDGTAVSYGIVIEPGDTMQSLLDRINDASSGFGSGSRTASAELGPDGRIRLTDDTGGASRMSFSMSVTHANGTTGSLGATSTAVAGRSRELQQGRDAIVRVDGQEFTRSSNTFSDVVNGVAITLQTAEPGTTIDLAVERDEKGAVDATKKLVDAYNEIRSFYDEQRATDAPLYGDGNLRRVVNTFTEALRADVSGTNATYGRSVNVGLMLDRAGKLTFNEADFKKAFADKPAEIETLFGMSGIGGAFVVATDNATRFGEGPISTSLNSILENVNTLQNREAEQKKRLEDRRMQLIQQYTRMEEALSRLQQQSGSLLASVQGLQGSSN, encoded by the coding sequence ATGACTACCCCGTTGAATTTTGGTGGCTTGAGTAGCGGCGTTCAGTGGAACGACATCGTCGACACGACGATCAAAGCCCTGGAAGCCCGTCAGGTCACACCCATCACCGACCGCATCACACTTCGCAACAAGCAGAAGGAAGCTTGGACGAAGTTGCAGGGGTTGGTGAACAACATGAACAGTGCCGCACTCGCGGTGCGTCGTGCCGGTTTCGGTGGCTTCCAGGCCACGGTTCCCACGAGCGCTTCGAGTGGGCGGAGCCTGCTCACTGCGTCCGCCACGTCAGCAGCGACCGCTGGTCGCTATCGCGTGGAAGTGTTGCAGACAGCAGATACCGCCAAGCTGGCCGGCGGTTCGGTCGCCGACACCACGGCGGCGCGCAATCTGTCGGGTTCATTCACCGTCAATGGCGCCACGATCTCTGTCGATGCGGCCGATTCACTGACCGCCATTCGCGACAAGGTCAACGGTGCGAATGCCGGCGTCACGGCCACTATCGTATCGGAAGGCGGTACGGCGGGTCGCCTGGTGCTCACGAACAATGCATCGGGTGCCACCAAGCTCGATATCGGCGATGGGGCAGAAGGTCTCGGGCGTGAGTTGGGTTTCCTCGACTCACGCTCGAAGCCCATTTCCTCTTCCACGGTGGCGGCCGCTGCCGCCATGGGGCTGGCGGTGTATCCGCAGCCGGCGTCCATTCGTGTCGGCCACGTCACCATCACTGCGGATCTGGCAACGGAATCGATCTCCTCGATTGCCGCCAAGATCAATGCGGCAGGTGGTTCGGCGTCCGTGGAATCGGAACAGTACGGCGACGAAACGCGCTATCGCCTGGTGACGGACGGCAATGTGTCCGCCGTCGGTGGTGATCCGAACTCGCAGGCCGTGATCGATGCGCTGGGGATGGCCACGGGTACCTCTGGCGCGGTGCGTCAGACGGTGCAGAGTGCCGCGTTCACCGATGGCAGCGATGCCCCGGTCTCGGCGTCCACCGCATTGACCTCACTCAAGGTCGATGGAGCTTCGGCCAATCTCGTCGTCGGCGATGCCATCAATATCCGCGGCACCCGTGGTGATGGCACCGCGGTGTCGTACGGTATCGTCATCGAGCCGGGCGACACCATGCAGTCGTTGCTCGACCGGATCAACGATGCCAGCTCGGGTTTTGGCTCCGGCAGCCGCACGGCGTCGGCCGAACTTGGGCCCGACGGGCGTATTCGCCTCACCGACGATACTGGCGGCGCCTCGCGCATGTCGTTCTCGATGAGCGTGACGCACGCCAACGGCACCACCGGTTCACTTGGCGCCACCAGCACCGCCGTCGCCGGACGCAGCCGCGAGCTGCAACAGGGTCGCGATGCCATCGTGCGCGTCGACGGACAGGAGTTCACGCGTTCGAGCAACACCTTCTCGGATGTGGTGAACGGCGTCGCCATCACGTTGCAGACAGCCGAACCCGGCACGACGATCGATCTGGCGGTGGAGCGCGATGAAAAAGGCGCGGTCGACGCGACCAAGAAGCTCGTGGATGCCTACAACGAGATCCGCAGCTTCTACGATGAGCAGCGTGCCACGGATGCGCCGCTCTACGGCGACGGCAACCTGCGTCGCGTGGTGAACACCTTCACCGAGGCCCTGCGGGCCGACGTATCGGGTACCAATGCGACCTACGGCCGCAGTGTGAACGTGGGACTGATGCTCGATCGGGCCGGCAAGCTCACGTTCAACGAAGCGGATTTCAAGAAGGCGTTTGCCGACAAGCCAGCGGAAATCGAGACCCTGTTCGGCATGTCGGGTATTGGCGGGGCCTTTGTGGTGGCCACCGACAATGCCACACGTTTCGGCGAAGGGCCGATCAGCACGTCGCTCAACAGCATTCTCGAGAACGTCAACACGCTGCAGAATCGCGAAGCCGAGCAGAAGAAGCGGCTGGAAGATCGACGCATGCAGTTGATCCAGCAGTACACGCGCATGGAAGAAGCCCTGTCCCGGCTGCAGCAGCAGAGTGGATCTTTGCTGGCTTCAGTGCAGGGACTTCAGGGAAGCAGTAACTGA
- a CDS encoding CheR family methyltransferase, translated as MAVTESPTGFLSECELTAGQFSRITRMLHEHAGIRMREGKEGLVRARLTKRLRKLQLPDFDAYLTFVERDPTRREFAEMIDVLTTNKTSFLREASHFDFLRSEVFPNLAGTVRIWSAGCSSGEEPYTLAMLCNEGIRDIASRDVRILATDISHRVLAQAKAGVYPAEQMNDVPDAWMQKYWSQKQDTAGRTVCEADRSLRKLVQFAKLNLMERWPMQGPFDAILCRNVMIYFDKATQQQLVERYWALLRPGGHFFVGHSESLTGLTHRFRYVQPAVYVK; from the coding sequence ATGGCTGTGACCGAGTCGCCGACCGGTTTTCTCTCGGAGTGTGAACTCACTGCCGGGCAGTTTTCCCGGATCACGCGCATGCTCCATGAGCATGCCGGGATCCGGATGCGGGAAGGGAAAGAAGGACTGGTTCGTGCGCGCCTGACGAAGCGGCTGCGCAAGCTCCAGCTCCCCGATTTCGACGCGTATCTCACGTTTGTGGAACGCGATCCGACCCGTCGCGAGTTCGCCGAGATGATCGACGTGCTCACGACCAACAAGACGAGCTTTCTGCGCGAAGCCTCGCACTTCGATTTCCTGCGCAGCGAGGTGTTTCCGAATCTGGCAGGCACCGTGCGCATCTGGAGCGCGGGCTGCTCATCCGGCGAGGAGCCCTACACGCTCGCGATGCTGTGCAACGAAGGCATTCGGGATATCGCGTCACGGGATGTACGAATCCTGGCGACCGACATCAGTCATCGCGTCCTGGCGCAAGCCAAGGCTGGAGTGTATCCCGCCGAGCAGATGAATGACGTGCCGGATGCGTGGATGCAGAAGTACTGGTCGCAGAAGCAGGACACGGCGGGTCGCACCGTTTGTGAAGCAGATCGTTCACTGCGCAAGCTGGTCCAGTTTGCGAAGCTGAATCTGATGGAACGGTGGCCGATGCAGGGACCGTTCGATGCCATTCTCTGCCGCAATGTCATGATCTACTTCGACAAGGCCACGCAGCAACAGCTCGTGGAGCGCTACTGGGCGTTGCTGCGCCCCGGTGGCCACTTCTTTGTCGGGCATTCGGAGAGTCTCACCGGCCTCACGCACCGTTTTCGGTACGTGCAGCCCGCGGTCTATGTCAAGTAA
- a CDS encoding chemotaxis protein CheW — translation MSTPLSQSDNATATLSRAGKYLTFFLAGEEYGLEILKVSEIIGMQPITRVPRMPEFVRGVINLRGKVIPITDLRSKFGMDVENAGESCIIVVQMKGVQTGIVVDRVSEVVAIAESDIEDAPTFGAGIRTEFLLGIGKAGGRVKLLLDIDKVLATSELAALEAAQAHAD, via the coding sequence ATGAGCACGCCGCTCTCGCAGTCCGACAATGCCACCGCCACGCTGTCGCGTGCCGGCAAATACCTGACGTTCTTTCTCGCCGGCGAAGAATACGGCCTCGAGATCCTGAAGGTCAGTGAAATCATCGGCATGCAGCCGATCACCCGGGTGCCCCGCATGCCGGAATTTGTGCGGGGAGTCATCAATCTCCGCGGCAAGGTCATCCCCATCACCGATCTGCGCAGCAAGTTCGGCATGGATGTGGAGAATGCGGGAGAGAGCTGCATCATCGTGGTGCAGATGAAGGGCGTGCAGACCGGCATCGTGGTCGACCGGGTGAGCGAAGTGGTGGCGATTGCCGAGAGTGACATCGAAGACGCGCCGACCTTTGGCGCTGGCATCCGCACGGAATTCCTGCTCGGCATCGGTAAGGCCGGCGGCCGTGTGAAGCTGCTGCTCGATATCGACAAGGTGCTGGCCACGTCCGAACTTGCCGCCCTCGAAGCGGCCCAGGCGCACGCCGACTGA
- a CDS encoding acyl carrier protein — MSIVTSPAQTDALTRLRDAFTAALELAPGVDHETLAYRETPTWDSVAHMQLIVAIEGAFDVMLETEEVLALSSFPEARTILGKHGITF, encoded by the coding sequence ATGTCCATCGTGACTTCCCCAGCACAGACCGACGCACTCACCCGACTGCGCGACGCCTTCACCGCGGCGCTCGAACTGGCGCCGGGTGTCGACCATGAGACGCTGGCCTATCGCGAAACACCGACGTGGGATTCGGTGGCTCACATGCAGCTCATCGTGGCCATCGAAGGAGCATTCGATGTGATGCTCGAAACGGAAGAAGTGCTCGCCCTCAGCAGCTTCCCCGAAGCGCGCACCATTCTCGGCAAACACGGCATCACGTTCTGA
- a CDS encoding chemotaxis protein CheD → MGIIAPARAVERVVGVADLKVSNTAGERIITYALGSCLGIVIHDPVVGVAGMLHVMLPTGTIDPVKMQDKPAMFVDSGVPMLFKECYKLGAKKERMQVKVAGGAHAGACEEDDRFQIGKRNMIALRKLLWKNGVMVHAHDTGGVQTSRTMWVDVTSGEVTLKINGTESKL, encoded by the coding sequence ATGGGAATCATCGCGCCGGCGCGAGCCGTGGAGCGGGTGGTCGGCGTCGCCGACCTCAAGGTGTCGAATACGGCAGGTGAGCGCATCATCACGTACGCTCTGGGCAGTTGCCTGGGGATCGTGATCCACGATCCAGTGGTGGGTGTCGCGGGCATGTTGCACGTGATGCTACCGACGGGAACGATCGATCCGGTGAAGATGCAGGACAAGCCGGCGATGTTCGTGGACAGTGGGGTGCCCATGCTGTTCAAGGAGTGCTACAAACTGGGTGCGAAGAAGGAACGCATGCAGGTGAAGGTTGCGGGTGGGGCGCACGCCGGGGCCTGTGAAGAGGATGATCGCTTCCAGATCGGCAAGCGCAACATGATCGCGCTGCGCAAGCTCCTGTGGAAGAACGGTGTGATGGTGCACGCCCATGATACGGGTGGTGTTCAGACGTCGCGCACAATGTGGGTCGATGTGACCTCGGGTGAGGTCACGCTCAAGATCAACGGTACCGAAAGCAAGCTCTGA